In Sesamum indicum cultivar Zhongzhi No. 13 linkage group LG1, S_indicum_v1.0, whole genome shotgun sequence, the sequence TTACTATATTAGAACATCCAGTACTAAAATGTGCCAggttcttttgaaatttggaaaCAATCAGCCCGAGCCACATAGAAAATTAGCAGAAGGAGAAACTCAGGcatgtaaatttcataagttcATGGGATTTAGGCAGTAAGTTTGTGACTTGGAGGCACCTTCTTGATTAGGGTGGGTTGAGAGTTCCACGAAGTTTTAGCATCTCCAAGCTGATGCAGAGATCAGCTCCTTCCTTTGCCAGCAAAGTACGAGAGAAGATTGCCTCTTCTCTACCTGGAACCCTCGAACGGGAGTCCTCTTCACAACACATTCAGCTTGTGATTCAGTGAAATTGCTAAACGTTACAGGGGAAAACCCAGATGACAAAAACAGAGACCTCCAGTGCTGTGTTTTTTCAGGAGAATGGAAACGACCCATCACGATTTTTTCAATTCCTGGTTGGAGCAAGAACCTCTCAATCTTTTGCAGTGAATCCATATTCACATTAACGGCATCAAGAGACTCGAGCAGGTTAGAATGTGAATGAAGGGCATGAATTATATGGTTGGCAAATGGAAGGTCGGTCCTATCACATCCTCTGTCCACAGAAACAACGATTCTTGGTGACAACTGCTTGACAAAGCGAAGAACCAATGGCACTGACAATTGACAATTGGCAAGCGAAACAATTGGGAGATTCACGGCAACCGCCTCATTCTCTGATGCATGAAAAGGCAGAGACCATGAACCAGAATCTAAAGAATCAATGCTCATAGCCTCAAACTCAAATGCAATATTGATTTCACTAGCAAACTGGATTAGGTTTTCTCGAGTGAGCCCGAGTTCTAGCTGATCATGGGTTGAGGGAGAGGCCAGTGCAGTGATTTTCAGCGAAGGAGCGCCCCCACTCCTTAACGCGAGCTCCTGCATAAGAGAGGCCCATTGCCCACCAAACCCAATATCAAAATCCACAATATGAATTCTATCAAATCCTTCCAAGACTTCAAGTAAGGCTTGATTGCATGTAAAATTGGCAAATTGTATGAGGGGTGAGATCTCAGAGAAAGACTTATAGGCACCAATCTTGAAAATGAGGCTAAAAGGCGACGAACTGGCCGTAGAGGGATTCACGTTATTGTTGTTAGTGTGGAGAAGCAATTGCAATGCCTCCTTGCAATAGAAAGCAGCCCTATGGAAAGGCTTACCAATTGGAGAGAGCTGGTGATTGAGCCGCGCCAATATCCCTTGCGCGAGAACTGGATTCCCTGTCTGAACCAGCTCTGCGGCCTTGTACAGCTGGTCAACTATCGcctgttgttgttgttgctgttgATGGCAATGTCCTAATTCATCCCCACCACCTATTTTCGGCTTCTGTCCCGGCCCCATTGGCCTTTGCTGCATATAATGTGGGAGCAAATGAAGCTGATGAGGAAGTGGTTGCTGCTGGAGATGCAATTGTTGTCTTCCCATAAACAGTTCCTGTTCCGCAGTATCAGCAAAAGACCCTTTGGAAATCTGACTGCCAGGCTCAAGGCCTCCGCTCACTGGCCCGCCGGAGTTGTGCCTTTTAGCCTGAGGCGGCATGAGAAGATTCTGCTCTTGCTGTTGCGCATATgacaaaggaaagaaaaacgaCGGGTTCTGAGCCTGCTGAGTTTGCTGCTGGTTTATTAGCAGCTGTGAATTGAAAATGGGAGGCCTCATTTCTGCTGAAGAATCAAATGAATTCTGATGATGAAGAGCAATAGCGTCAAGATTATTGGACAGTGAAGACGGATGCGTAATATTCTGAGAGTTAGGAGGAAACTTGAAATTAGTGGGCAGATTTGAAGATATGGGATTGGAAGCCAGACCAATCTTTTCAGCGCTGGATCTATTGTTGTTGGGGAAACTTGGAACTGTGGGCATGAACGCAGTACCATATTGGTCTCCGCCGAAACCTTGATCCCCAACCCCAAACCCACCACTAAACTCAAACTCCGCCGCAGCAGAAACACCGCCAGCGCCGCCGCCAATTTGGAGAACCTTGTTGAGACTTCCCATTGCAGGGTCTTCCACATCCCCCATGATCCACCGGAGAATGGATTGTTCTTGGCTAGGAGACACGGCGACAGATTCCGATAACACGCTCTCCCAATCTTCCATAGCAAATTTCTCCCCGTTTCCTCCGCTTCCCCCACCGGCAGTTCCGATCTCAAGAGACGGAGGAATAGGAAGGAGCTCGGAATTAGCTCCTCCAGCATTTGAGCTGGTGGCAGTCGTAGAGTCTTGCTGCCATTTGGGAGAAGGATTCGTGTCCGAAACAGCCGCCACCCCGGCCGTGTCGGTAGAAGCAGCACCACCCCCACCGCCGGTGCttccgccgccgccgccgtgAGATGAAGACAGGGTTGAGGAAGATGTAGGTCTGCTGGAAATTCTTGCAGAATCCAGGACAGAAGTAGGCTCACCAAAGCTATTATTCAAAAAGCaatttttcttggaaaaataAGACGAAACTGCTGCACTACTATCTGCAATGAAACTTTTGTTCTTTACAATCAGCTCTAAATCTAACACCCCCTTCCCCTCAAAATCAAAGGGTAAGGGCATCCCCTTCATCTAAGAACCAAATCCCCAAAACTCCACAACTTTCTTTAATACCTCCAGCTTcaacccccaaaaaaaaaagagaaagagagattgAACAGACAAACAACCCACCAGTACAAAGTCTATAACACGAAGCCACGACAGGAATACTTCCCAAATGCAGGGAACTCAAAGATATATACAAGTATATACatgcatgtatgtatatacTCAGAAGACCCccaactattttcttttttcccttaaCCAGCTAGCGATCTTTGGGGTGAATTCTCCCACAATAATCAAAAACTTGGAAAGCTACACTTGTAAATGGGGGAGGGGTGTGTTGGAGGGGAGATTGtggagatgaaaatgaaggGTTTGAagtattcttcttctttctttctctcttttagCCCATGAAGAAGTAGTACTCTGTCTGCCTTGTGTTTTCTGCCATGGATGCGTGCAACATAAAAAAGTAGTAAAGTGCCCCCCTTCCttcatcctctctctctctctctctctctttctctctatCTGTCTCTCTCTTGCTTCTCGCTCTAGtctattgttttctttctttttttttttctttttttgtttttctttcaccccttttagttaatttatgtGGCTTGTCTAGTTATCTTTCTTGCTAGGGTTTCTCTCCTTCTCCATACGCCCATTTGCACTCCCCGCGCGTGTTTGCTGCTGCAGGGtggtaatttttcttttcacgtCGAAATTTAGCATGTGACGGTATAACAAAaacatgttttttaaaaaataaaatcatttttttaatacaaaagtCGAGGCACCACCCGATCGAGCACCATACTCCCTTTAGCAGGggtgatgaaataaaatattatttatataataaaattataatatcaaaattagtgaacatcttttattttttttactttcatagaaaaaaaatattttagtctgTCTAcacaaataatcaaatttaaaaatattatttattatctcgatataatttaatcatgatctatctttataaattaatttaattactaaattaactaattagaCGTAATTAACATATTACAATTCCTTAATAAAAGAGTTACATTTGATTTGCTCATTGTTTAGCCACCCTACTAATTGGTTTCACTAATTTTCGTTCAATCttattaagattaaaaaaattacaataaagtaaataaccaACCTATATATACTAATAGTGGTGACACATAATTTTTACgtgcataaatatttttttagcataatatatttatactgtataaatttattataatgtaagttatatcttttttttaaaaaaaaataggtaaaatatttacttattttactcttatgaataaataacgtattattttttatgagaaaaaattacatttaataatttgataatatatatcatcCTCAAAAAAGTCTTgtagaatataaaatagagGTATTTAAATATGCATCACCatggagaaattaaataattataaaggaATTAGAAGAATCTGGGGTCACNNNNNNNNNNNNNNNNNCTTTCCTTCTGTAGTTTTCTACAGGGACCAAGGATACAGTGGAGGGATGAACTGGCAGAAATGGCGTCCTTTGTGTCCCGAAATTACCCCTCCCACCCCTCACCAGAAACAACGCAGTGTCGGGGTGAATTAGGAACTTAACGCCAGCAGCTTCTGTTGTCCTGGTTTTCGAAACTGAATCTGACGACACGAGATAATGAGAAAagggttttgtttttgttttttaaaatatcgaGATGGAATGGACGGGGTGGATCGCTCACGGGGAAGGAGAATGGACGGCGAAGATGAGGGCCTTGGCTTGGGGTTTGTTTGGATGTGGTTATTAAATAACGGTTAAATGAGTGTTTGGGGGTGTGGGGGGAGCTTATGAACCAATGGGTTCTTATTGATTGACTGTCCCTTTCTGTTGGCAGaggttaaaaaagaaaagttaaaaagcACGAGAGATTGACAACAAATATAAAGTAGTAAAAGGTACTACTACTACTGGCGTGTGGTGTTTGAGGACTCTTTGGTCAATTCACTTGGGTTTGTTGCCTCTGCTTTAATGGCATTTTTGTACTTTCTCAACCCCATAATtgttattacatattttatttatttttaatgattttttatgtgattgtttttgttaaaataaacaTTCCAATAATATCCAATCTTATTACCACAATGGACCAAGACATACGCCTCAAGACCATATATCACGACTAGGACATGTAGGTCATTTATgaaatacttataaattattcatcaatGCAATTCTTATTAGttgacagaaaaaaaaaaaaaaagtcaaactcATAATTCTCTGATTGAATTGACTTGTCCTTGCTGCTTGATCCAACAAACATTGAGATTCATtgctttatcttttttatttttactaaatatatgttttaatttaaaattattgacgtagtcaattaattcaaaaaaaaaatcttttttgtttaattcaaccaattttataaagtaaaattatctctttcaatatatttttatttttaattcgtTCATATAAATTACTTGAATAACCTACTGAAAGCATTTCCATTACAAAAATACTATAAGGATTTTTCGAAATGAAAAGTCGATGGAGAGagtgttttaatttaaagaatatttttattagttgatcgaatataaatcttttcaaatgattttttagtactattttttcttaaaaagtaGTTAATTGGTTTATTTTGGCAGAAAAATGCTGTGAATGAAACTTTACTCATTGTACGAGGCGTTTAAACACTTATGTCTAATGACTACAACTTGGAATACTAAGTATATGGTATGTGTATTATTATGGTATGTTGGGGATATTAAAGTTGTCTTTGTTATGATTATTCACATGAGAGAAATTGGGCACGACACactttttactaattttagtAAGATATTACATACTACACATTTGGTACTTAATTTGGAAATATATCGtacattaattacatatattcttTCTCCAAAGTAATTACGTTGAGAAATTAATTAGTGagcaattatatgatttttcaaataaaaaaaatggatttgtttttggggTTATCTCGTTTGAACttacacagacacacacatacatacataatgTCTTTCCCAAAGAAGATAATGTCttgtaagaaaagaaaaaagttaaaaagattAAAGCTTTTTCAACCTCCAAATCTCCTTTTACCTTTTACCCTTTAACAACCCCCCCtccactatttttttaagagataattatatttacacttcatgatttttaatttatttataaaaattatcgttgtttattttatataattatataaattattcctgataataaaaaaataaaaataatttttgtaatattattaaaaaaataagaataatttgtataaactgATAAGAGAGAAGGAGGTGTagaagtaattattatatatatatataaatatattgaaattgtGCATGTATAAGCGCATTGACTGTTCTGCCCTCATATCATAGTTTCATTGTAATTACATGGATTCAtgatttttgttcaattttcgTGTGATTGGTATGCTGCCAAGTGCCTGattgttttcttcaaaaaagaaaggaaaagctGCCAAGTTCAGTGCATTTTCCGTCGATCATGCCATGATATTGTTCCTCAATTTcacaatttcatattaatatatgttgtAGTAAATAAAACAGAAGACAAAAAGCTAAATTCCGGCTATGATTCTTTTGCAGCGCTGGATTTGAatccaattttatatattcatcaaAGGAGATTTAATCGAAATTAGATCCGtatgttttttaataataatatcttctttttaatgttttatttgaaaGTATTTTGATTTGCAGTAGTAAATGATATAATGTacaatatttatccaaaaaaaaagaaaaaaacagaccccaattaaacatatattacaatgttcttttttaaaacacgaataagaaaaaaataaaaattagggaAACAAGctaatcaagaaataatttatttatttttaatatatttattgatttaaaagaACGAtgtattgaattaatattttgatttaaacgTAACGAATGATGtagtaattaattgaattatatta encodes:
- the LOC105171001 gene encoding scarecrow-like protein 6, with the protein product MKGMPLPFDFEGKGVLDLELIVKNKSFIADSSAAVSSYFSKKNCFLNNSFGEPTSVLDSARISSRPTSSSTLSSSHGGGGGSTGGGGGAASTDTAGVAAVSDTNPSPKWQQDSTTATSSNAGGANSELLPIPPSLEIGTAGGGSGGNGEKFAMEDWESVLSESVAVSPSQEQSILRWIMGDVEDPAMGSLNKVLQIGGGAGGVSAAAEFEFSGGFGVGDQGFGGDQYGTAFMPTVPSFPNNNRSSAEKIGLASNPISSNLPTNFKFPPNSQNITHPSSLSNNLDAIALHHQNSFDSSAEMRPPIFNSQLLINQQQTQQAQNPSFFFPLSYAQQQEQNLLMPPQAKRHNSGGPVSGGLEPGSQISKGSFADTAEQELFMGRQQLHLQQQPLPHQLHLLPHYMQQRPMGPGQKPKIGGGDELGHCHQQQQQQQAIVDQLYKAAELVQTGNPVLAQGILARLNHQLSPIGKPFHRAAFYCKEALQLLLHTNNNNVNPSTASSSPFSLIFKIGAYKSFSEISPLIQFANFTCNQALLEVLEGFDRIHIVDFDIGFGGQWASLMQELALRSGGAPSLKITALASPSTHDQLELGLTRENLIQFASEINIAFEFEAMSIDSLDSGSWSLPFHASENEAVAVNLPIVSLANCQLSVPLVLRFVKQLSPRIVVSVDRGCDRTDLPFANHIIHALHSHSNLLESLDAVNVNMDSLQKIERFLLQPGIEKIVMGRFHSPEKTQHWRSLFLSSGFSPVTFSNFTESQAECVVKRTPVRGFQVEKRQSSLVLCWQRKELISASAWRC